The following coding sequences are from one Streptomyces dengpaensis window:
- a CDS encoding ATP-binding cassette domain-containing protein — MTNFGSKGPETQVRPPQQGASPNPSQSHHAASQTAGQAASVLSMQGIGKSFPGVRALDEVSFDVRPGEVHALVGENGAGKSTLMAVASGALAADDGTVVIGGAQLTHAQPEQARGLGLGIVRQHPALLPDLTVAENMALGVGYQRVGGLRRAAAWARETLAPWEMEIDPRARVGDLSMEKRFIIEIAKALALNPKVLILDEPTEHLNAEEVQRLFTKVRETVATGAGVVYISHRIPEVKQIADRITVLRDGQTRGTFGAGAVTEAQIVERVVGRKLETVFPAKEAVPAGAAERLVVTGLSGHGFDDISLTVRSGEIVGLAGVQGNGQTELVRALAGLVSTSGEVVVDGQRVSGGNAAAANAGVVYVPADRHGEGVFLPLGVSENIVARTLHKVRRFGLVSDVRTQATARDQIRNLAIKTPTPDTPISSLSGGNQQKAVMARTLLATPKVLVVEEPTQGVDAGARVDLYKILRTAADDGAAVIVLSSDNVELEGLCHRVLIMSRGSVVEELTGEEITEAAIAHAALTSTSVRGHEKTRPAKRRRLRDWLAGDQAPAAVIALIVVLLGLGTGMHNGDYFGQLNLNNLLLMLAPLLLVGAAQQVVVMGAGFDLSVGPLMGFLVVIGSYWIVDGGNLVVGLIIMAAGALAVGVINGVMVTWFRINPVVATLAVYMALQGIYLSLRDTPGGTIFPAVAAGIQAHFGAVPLVTIIAVLLVLLLELALRRTRWGVELRALGSEPDAAERLGVKIRLIQFTSYVICSVLVLPAGIILMAQIGIGDGRPGLAYTLNSVTVVVLAGASIFGGRGSFIGIIAAALLAQQLVNVSPFLNLSPAWGYWLPGLVTIGAAVLYAQLRRTRRTGAHA, encoded by the coding sequence GTGACCAACTTCGGCAGCAAAGGGCCTGAGACTCAGGTCCGGCCACCGCAGCAGGGCGCCAGCCCCAACCCCTCCCAGTCCCACCACGCGGCAAGTCAGACGGCAGGGCAAGCCGCTTCGGTGCTCTCCATGCAGGGCATCGGCAAGTCCTTCCCGGGCGTGCGCGCACTGGACGAGGTCAGCTTCGACGTCCGCCCGGGCGAAGTCCACGCCCTGGTCGGCGAGAACGGCGCCGGCAAGTCCACGCTGATGGCCGTGGCCTCGGGCGCGTTGGCGGCGGACGACGGCACCGTCGTCATCGGCGGCGCCCAGCTCACGCACGCGCAACCCGAGCAGGCGCGCGGCCTCGGGCTCGGAATCGTGCGCCAGCATCCGGCGCTTCTGCCCGACCTGACAGTGGCGGAGAACATGGCCCTCGGCGTCGGGTACCAGCGCGTCGGCGGACTGCGCCGCGCGGCCGCCTGGGCCCGCGAGACGCTCGCGCCGTGGGAGATGGAGATCGACCCGCGCGCCCGCGTCGGCGATCTGTCGATGGAGAAGCGGTTCATCATCGAGATCGCCAAGGCGCTCGCGCTGAACCCGAAGGTCCTGATCCTCGACGAGCCCACCGAGCATCTCAACGCCGAAGAAGTGCAACGTCTGTTCACGAAGGTCCGCGAGACCGTCGCGACCGGCGCCGGTGTCGTCTACATCTCGCACCGCATCCCTGAGGTGAAACAGATCGCCGACCGGATCACGGTCCTTCGCGACGGCCAGACACGCGGAACCTTCGGCGCCGGGGCCGTCACCGAGGCGCAGATCGTCGAGCGCGTCGTGGGCCGCAAACTGGAGACGGTCTTCCCCGCCAAGGAAGCTGTTCCCGCGGGCGCGGCCGAGCGACTCGTCGTGACCGGGCTGTCCGGTCACGGCTTCGACGACATCTCCCTGACCGTCCGCTCCGGCGAGATCGTCGGACTGGCCGGGGTCCAGGGCAATGGCCAGACCGAGCTCGTCCGTGCCCTGGCCGGCCTGGTCTCGACGTCGGGCGAGGTCGTCGTCGACGGGCAGCGGGTCAGCGGCGGGAACGCGGCGGCGGCGAACGCCGGTGTCGTCTACGTACCGGCCGACCGGCACGGCGAAGGTGTCTTCCTGCCACTCGGCGTGAGCGAGAACATCGTGGCGCGCACCCTGCACAAGGTCCGACGCTTCGGCCTGGTCAGCGACGTACGGACTCAGGCCACCGCGAGGGACCAGATCCGCAACCTCGCGATCAAGACGCCGACCCCCGATACGCCGATCAGCTCGCTGTCCGGAGGCAACCAGCAGAAGGCCGTCATGGCACGCACGCTGCTCGCGACACCGAAGGTCCTCGTGGTGGAGGAGCCCACCCAAGGTGTCGACGCCGGTGCACGCGTCGACCTGTACAAGATCCTGCGCACCGCGGCCGACGACGGCGCCGCCGTCATCGTGCTCTCCTCCGACAACGTCGAGCTGGAGGGCCTGTGCCACCGCGTGCTGATCATGTCGCGCGGAAGCGTCGTCGAGGAGCTCACCGGTGAGGAGATCACCGAAGCGGCCATCGCGCACGCCGCCCTGACCTCGACGAGCGTGCGCGGCCACGAGAAGACCCGGCCGGCGAAGCGTCGCCGACTGCGGGACTGGCTGGCCGGCGACCAGGCCCCCGCGGCGGTGATCGCGCTGATCGTCGTGCTCCTCGGTCTCGGTACCGGAATGCACAATGGCGACTACTTCGGCCAGCTCAACCTCAACAACCTCCTGCTCATGCTCGCGCCGCTGTTGCTGGTCGGTGCCGCGCAGCAGGTCGTCGTCATGGGAGCAGGGTTCGACCTGTCCGTCGGCCCCCTCATGGGCTTCCTGGTCGTGATCGGGTCGTACTGGATCGTGGACGGCGGAAACCTCGTCGTCGGTCTGATCATCATGGCCGCCGGCGCGCTCGCCGTAGGCGTGATCAACGGCGTCATGGTGACCTGGTTCCGCATCAACCCGGTCGTCGCCACCCTCGCGGTCTACATGGCCCTCCAGGGCATCTACCTGTCCCTGCGGGACACGCCGGGCGGCACGATCTTCCCGGCGGTGGCAGCTGGCATCCAGGCCCACTTCGGCGCGGTTCCGCTGGTGACCATCATCGCGGTGCTCCTCGTGCTCCTCCTTGAGCTGGCACTGCGCCGCACCCGGTGGGGCGTCGAGCTGCGGGCTCTGGGGTCCGAGCCGGACGCCGCGGAGCGGCTCGGGGTGAAGATACGGCTGATCCAGTTCACCTCGTACGTGATCTGCTCCGTTCTGGTCCTGCCCGCCGGCATCATCCTGATGGCCCAGATCGGCATCGGTGACGGCCGTCCCGGTCTCGCCTACACCCTCAATTCGGTGACCGTGGTCGTGCTCGCGGGAGCGAGCATCTTCGGCGGTCGCGGTTCGTTCATCGGGATCATCGCCGCGGCACTCCTCGCTCAGCAGCTGGTCAATGTCTCCCCGTTCCTCAACCTTTCCCCTGCCTGGGGCTACTGGCTCCCGGGCCTCGTCACCATCGGCGCCGCGGTGCTGTACGCGCAGCTCCGCCGTACTCGCCGGACGGGAGCACACGCATGA
- a CDS encoding aldo/keto reductase has translation MKMISFPQTELRASNVVLGLMRIAELADDDIRTLYGSARDAGINTFDHADIYGPSRHACEARFGQAIKLSAAERESIVIQSKVGIRSGFFDFSKEHIVRTVDESLAALRTEYLDVLLLHRPDTLVEPEEVAAAFDELHSAGKVENFGVSNHTPGQIELLKTAVRQPLVANQVQLSITHCPMIASGIAANMADLGQSVDRDNGLLDYSRLRGMTVQAWSPFQKGFFDGVFIGDLENYPELNAVLDELAAKYDVTPTGIAVAWITRHPANMQVVLGTTNPGRVAESAAGSELPLTREEWYRLFRVAGHIVP, from the coding sequence ATGAAAATGATCTCCTTCCCCCAGACCGAACTGCGCGCGTCGAACGTCGTCCTGGGGCTGATGCGCATCGCCGAACTAGCAGATGACGACATCCGCACCCTCTACGGCAGCGCCCGGGACGCCGGGATCAACACCTTCGACCACGCGGACATCTACGGCCCCTCCCGCCACGCGTGCGAAGCGCGGTTCGGGCAGGCCATCAAACTCTCTGCTGCGGAGCGGGAGTCGATCGTCATCCAGAGCAAGGTCGGCATCCGGTCCGGCTTCTTCGACTTCTCCAAAGAGCACATCGTGCGCACCGTCGACGAGTCGCTGGCGGCCCTGCGCACCGAGTACCTCGACGTGCTCCTGCTGCACCGGCCCGACACCCTCGTGGAGCCGGAGGAGGTGGCCGCGGCCTTCGACGAGCTCCACTCGGCCGGGAAGGTCGAGAACTTCGGCGTTTCCAACCACACACCGGGACAGATCGAACTGCTTAAGACGGCGGTGCGCCAACCGCTGGTGGCCAACCAGGTGCAGCTGAGTATCACCCACTGCCCGATGATCGCCTCGGGAATCGCCGCCAACATGGCCGATCTCGGTCAGTCGGTCGACCGCGACAACGGCCTGCTCGACTACTCACGCCTCCGGGGAATGACCGTGCAGGCGTGGTCGCCGTTCCAGAAGGGGTTCTTCGACGGGGTCTTCATCGGTGACCTCGAGAACTATCCGGAACTGAACGCCGTCCTCGACGAGTTGGCCGCGAAGTACGATGTGACTCCCACCGGGATCGCCGTCGCGTGGATCACTCGCCATCCGGCGAACATGCAGGTAGTACTCGGGACCACCAACCCAGGTCGGGTGGCCGAGTCGGCGGCGGGCTCGGAGCTCCCGTTGACCCGTGAGGAGTGGTATCGACTCTTCCGCGTGGCCGGCCACATCGTGCCCTAG
- a CDS encoding ABC transporter permease — translation MTTRPTNASRPPASYDGNAMGTFDAGATWRRLLSGSGVGIVIATIILFALSPAIAQGSLGSAPLLSMLPFAAVLAMAAAGQTLVVQQRGLDLSVPGMIALAAALCTCMVQSHGWPAWLAVTVAVIAPALVGLVNGVLVAVARVMPLVVTLGMNAVLLGTVLAISGGSPATAPGGLSRFSVDRTFGIPNTFIIAVLMLAVGGIIAKRSAVGRRLTYIGVSVPTASALGIRVTLYQVVAYGFAGLAYGAAGVLLAGYTRTPGLFIGDSYVLPTVAAVVLGGTAMTGGLASIVASGVGALFLTQLGQLLRSLGWNDAQQLIAQAAVLAAVVLLRQAAPALRGLAQRRRQRALPTAG, via the coding sequence ATGACCACCCGACCCACCAACGCCTCCCGTCCCCCTGCGAGTTATGACGGGAACGCCATGGGCACCTTCGACGCGGGCGCCACCTGGCGCCGTCTCCTGTCGGGCAGCGGGGTGGGGATCGTGATCGCCACGATCATCCTCTTCGCCCTCAGCCCCGCCATCGCGCAGGGCAGCCTGGGCTCAGCCCCGCTGCTGAGCATGCTGCCCTTCGCCGCCGTGCTCGCCATGGCGGCCGCCGGCCAGACCCTCGTCGTGCAGCAACGCGGCCTCGACCTGTCGGTGCCCGGCATGATCGCGCTCGCCGCGGCCCTGTGCACCTGCATGGTCCAGTCCCACGGCTGGCCGGCGTGGCTCGCCGTCACCGTCGCCGTGATCGCCCCCGCTCTCGTCGGCCTGGTCAACGGAGTCCTGGTCGCGGTCGCCCGCGTCATGCCGCTGGTCGTGACGCTCGGCATGAACGCGGTCCTGCTGGGCACCGTCCTCGCTATCTCCGGCGGCTCACCGGCCACCGCGCCGGGCGGCCTGAGCCGGTTCTCCGTCGACCGGACCTTCGGCATCCCGAACACGTTCATCATCGCGGTCCTCATGCTCGCCGTGGGCGGCATCATCGCCAAGCGCTCGGCGGTCGGGCGCCGGTTGACCTACATCGGCGTCAGCGTTCCCACCGCCTCGGCGCTGGGCATCCGCGTCACCCTCTACCAGGTCGTCGCCTACGGGTTCGCGGGCCTCGCCTACGGCGCCGCCGGTGTTCTCCTGGCCGGCTACACCCGCACTCCCGGGCTCTTCATCGGGGACAGCTACGTCCTTCCGACGGTCGCGGCCGTAGTACTGGGCGGCACCGCCATGACCGGCGGTCTCGCGAGCATCGTGGCCAGCGGCGTCGGGGCGCTCTTCCTCACCCAGCTCGGACAGCTGCTGCGCTCGCTGGGTTGGAACGACGCTCAGCAACTCATCGCGCAGGCAGCGGTCCTGGCCGCGGTGGTCCTGCTGCGCCAGGCCGCCCCCGCCCTTCGCGGGCTGGCCCAGCGCCGACGCCAAAGGGCGCTGCCCACGGCCGGATGA
- a CDS encoding 3-hydroxyacyl-CoA dehydrogenase: MVGVTSTDVEPAHGPTEPVAIAGAGSIGVAFAIVFARAGHEVRLWDPYPAALERANDELLDRLDQLSVHGLVETPSAVSERVTFARELAEAVEGVALVQECAPERVGVKQDLIRSAAQSAPAEAVFASSSSAIRPSLIAADLPEGLGERILIGHPGNPPYLIPVIELVPSPSTATWAVERARTVYTGAGLRPITVNHEPEGFVFNRLQGAILREAYCLVRDGVATVDEIDEVVRSGLGRRWSLIGPFETVDLNTRGGLESHAEKMGPAYARMGAERGQNDQWTPDLVSTAVRQRRTLLPLDRWEERVRWRDEQLMRLTPLWEDIRGTS, translated from the coding sequence GTGGTCGGTGTGACGAGCACAGATGTTGAGCCGGCGCATGGCCCGACGGAGCCGGTCGCCATCGCCGGCGCCGGCTCCATCGGGGTCGCCTTCGCGATCGTCTTCGCGAGGGCCGGGCACGAGGTCCGGCTGTGGGATCCGTACCCGGCGGCTCTGGAGCGAGCCAACGATGAACTCTTGGACCGCCTCGACCAGTTGTCCGTGCACGGCCTCGTAGAGACTCCGAGCGCGGTGAGTGAGCGGGTGACGTTCGCTCGCGAATTGGCGGAGGCGGTCGAGGGGGTGGCGCTGGTGCAGGAATGCGCCCCGGAGCGGGTGGGGGTCAAGCAGGATTTGATCCGGAGTGCGGCCCAGAGCGCGCCTGCTGAAGCGGTGTTCGCCAGCTCAAGCTCAGCGATACGTCCCAGTCTGATCGCAGCGGACCTGCCCGAAGGGCTGGGGGAGCGGATCCTGATCGGCCACCCCGGCAACCCGCCGTACCTCATCCCGGTGATTGAGCTCGTCCCCTCACCCAGCACCGCTACATGGGCCGTCGAGCGCGCTCGCACCGTCTACACCGGTGCGGGGCTACGCCCGATCACGGTCAACCATGAACCGGAAGGCTTCGTGTTCAACCGTCTCCAAGGCGCGATACTCCGTGAGGCCTACTGCCTGGTCCGCGACGGGGTAGCGACCGTCGACGAGATCGACGAAGTCGTCCGCAGCGGTCTGGGGCGCCGATGGAGCCTCATCGGCCCGTTCGAGACCGTGGACCTCAACACCCGCGGCGGCCTTGAATCACACGCGGAGAAGATGGGCCCCGCGTATGCGCGAATGGGCGCCGAGCGCGGGCAGAACGACCAGTGGACGCCGGACTTGGTGTCGACCGCGGTACGCCAGCGTCGCACTCTCTTGCCGCTGGACCGATGGGAAGAGCGGGTTCGCTGGCGGGATGAGCAGCTCATGCGGCTGACGCCACTGTGGGAGGACATCCGTGGCACATCCTGA
- a CDS encoding sigma-54-dependent Fis family transcriptional regulator, with product MSTGPVNALKDEWLTGNTDRIDVAPALLRSWERSREALGVPTNVREVPHVAEDELDQHLLDLFQAPMSRFSADLSGTGVGLLLADAQGRILGRWAADHDAWRHFDRVGTDRGAVLDESLVGTNGVGTALATGSCVQITGAEHYADMYSDAVCTGTPIRHPLTQKIVAVVTLSSGIIEGRSLLRPMVKTVADQLQQHLLDVASPQARAVFQAFVDASKAKAGAVVGFGPQGLIMQSQGAARLSSADVAVLGELVQRQSGGRFIIELSGGLTEVRLAPVETGAGAIVSLQRGRTSTSTALGPARTQLIGRSPDWMAALHAVARRREATRPVVIAGEAGVGKTSLALGLPFRSGDPGPGAHIVIDTVERTLIGGKRWLRNIAERLQGGAPVIVKGFDALDPAARLALAGLLEMSVLKGPVMLTATLRSAAEAEETAVGLGASHVWVPPLRERTADLPALWRYFTDRAMPGVGLEPHAETLGLLTGYQWPRNLKELHNVVEGLALAGKRGYVLPSDLPERIQGSRALTMIERAELEAISRALREADGNRSRAAEILGLSRATIYRKMKAYKITDS from the coding sequence ATGTCGACTGGGCCAGTCAACGCACTCAAAGACGAATGGTTGACCGGCAACACCGACCGCATCGATGTGGCGCCTGCGCTGCTGAGATCCTGGGAGCGTTCCCGGGAGGCGCTCGGTGTGCCGACCAATGTCCGCGAGGTGCCGCATGTCGCGGAAGATGAGCTCGATCAGCATCTTCTGGATCTTTTTCAGGCGCCGATGTCGCGTTTCTCCGCCGACTTGTCGGGAACGGGCGTCGGCCTTCTGCTCGCGGACGCCCAGGGCCGTATTCTCGGGCGCTGGGCCGCGGACCATGACGCTTGGCGCCACTTCGACAGAGTCGGCACCGACCGCGGGGCCGTCCTGGACGAGTCGCTCGTGGGCACCAACGGCGTCGGTACGGCCCTGGCGACCGGGAGTTGCGTCCAGATCACCGGCGCCGAGCATTACGCGGACATGTACAGCGACGCCGTCTGCACCGGAACGCCGATCCGGCACCCGCTGACCCAGAAGATCGTCGCTGTGGTGACGTTGTCCAGCGGGATCATCGAGGGCCGTTCGCTGCTGCGGCCCATGGTCAAGACGGTCGCCGACCAGTTGCAGCAGCATCTCCTCGATGTGGCCTCCCCCCAGGCCCGGGCGGTCTTCCAGGCGTTCGTGGACGCCTCGAAGGCGAAGGCCGGCGCGGTGGTCGGCTTCGGTCCGCAGGGACTGATCATGCAGAGCCAGGGCGCCGCCCGACTGTCCAGCGCGGATGTCGCGGTGCTCGGAGAGCTGGTCCAGCGGCAGTCCGGTGGCCGGTTCATCATCGAGCTCTCCGGCGGCCTCACCGAGGTCCGGCTGGCTCCGGTCGAGACGGGCGCCGGAGCGATCGTCTCCCTCCAGCGGGGCAGGACCTCGACCAGCACCGCGCTGGGGCCGGCCCGCACGCAGCTGATCGGACGCTCGCCGGACTGGATGGCGGCTCTGCACGCGGTCGCACGAAGGCGGGAGGCGACGCGGCCGGTGGTGATCGCCGGCGAGGCCGGCGTCGGGAAGACGTCGCTCGCCCTGGGGCTCCCCTTCCGTTCCGGCGATCCCGGGCCAGGTGCCCACATCGTGATCGACACGGTGGAGCGGACCCTGATCGGCGGGAAGCGATGGCTTCGCAACATCGCGGAGCGGCTGCAAGGCGGAGCGCCCGTCATCGTCAAGGGCTTCGACGCCCTCGACCCCGCTGCCAGGCTCGCGCTGGCCGGGCTGTTGGAGATGAGCGTTCTGAAGGGCCCGGTGATGCTCACCGCCACGCTTCGCTCGGCCGCGGAGGCGGAGGAGACGGCGGTCGGTCTCGGGGCGTCCCATGTGTGGGTTCCGCCGCTGCGGGAACGTACCGCCGACCTGCCCGCGCTGTGGCGCTACTTCACGGACCGGGCCATGCCGGGCGTCGGCCTGGAACCGCATGCGGAGACCCTTGGCCTGCTCACCGGATACCAGTGGCCGCGCAACCTCAAGGAACTCCACAACGTCGTGGAGGGGTTGGCGTTGGCCGGTAAGCGCGGATACGTCCTGCCCAGTGACCTGCCGGAGCGGATCCAGGGTTCGCGTGCGCTGACCATGATCGAGCGTGCCGAGCTCGAGGCGATCTCCCGGGCGCTGCGGGAAGCGGACGGGAACCGTTCCCGTGCCGCGGAGATACTCGGCCTGTCCCGGGCGACGATCTACCGCAAGATGAAGGCCTACAAGATCACCGACTCGTGA
- a CDS encoding GntR family transcriptional regulator yields the protein MSTSRLTRHAAPLRQQITRLLREDILSGTFQPGDALRESALCEAYDVSRTVVREALRQLEAERLVTVVAHHGPVVTVLTPRDIEQIYEVRRALEGLVGELFVARASEQVKKDLQALLIEMETTYLRGTVQTREEANERFYGLLLEGAGNPVLAEDVARVHARVQIFRRYAFIDDERARISFEEFGRIIEAAAVSCDAVAARAACEHHVHGAAALAVEEYRQRLARGLKRLE from the coding sequence ATGAGCACTTCGAGACTGACGCGACACGCGGCACCGCTGCGGCAGCAGATCACACGGCTGCTTCGGGAAGACATCCTGAGCGGGACCTTCCAGCCTGGCGACGCCCTGCGCGAGAGCGCCCTGTGCGAGGCCTACGACGTCTCACGCACCGTGGTCAGAGAGGCGCTGCGCCAACTGGAGGCGGAGCGGCTGGTGACGGTGGTCGCCCACCACGGTCCGGTCGTGACCGTGTTGACGCCGCGGGACATTGAGCAGATCTACGAGGTACGGCGCGCGCTCGAGGGCCTGGTGGGCGAACTCTTCGTGGCACGTGCGTCGGAGCAGGTGAAGAAGGACTTGCAAGCGCTCCTGATCGAGATGGAGACGACCTACCTCAGGGGCACCGTCCAGACACGGGAGGAGGCGAACGAGCGGTTCTACGGGCTCCTGCTCGAAGGGGCAGGCAACCCGGTCCTCGCCGAGGACGTCGCCCGCGTCCACGCTCGGGTCCAGATCTTTCGCCGCTACGCGTTCATCGACGACGAACGGGCGCGGATCTCGTTCGAGGAATTCGGCCGCATCATCGAAGCCGCGGCTGTCTCGTGTGACGCCGTCGCGGCACGAGCCGCGTGCGAGCACCATGTCCATGGCGCGGCGGCGTTGGCCGTCGAGGAGTATCGCCAGCGTCTGGCCCGAGGCCTCAAGCGACTCGAATGA
- a CDS encoding NAD-dependent succinate-semialdehyde dehydrogenase: protein MTTPTAPVTAQVRGREIPVDLYIDGAWTHAAETFSVVNPANGRTIAEVADGTVEQSRAALDAAVAAQDAWRHVLPRERADLFHRAHRLLLERADDIVETMTLESGKPLGEARGEFQLSVDFFLWYAEQIAHLHGTYAHGSRGAYRVVTTHQPVGPCLLITPWNFPLLMIARKAGAALAAGCTVVVKSAKETPLTCALFVQALHDAGFPAGVVNLVHTTTSSKVSAALMADSRLRKVSFTGSTGVGSTLLSQAAANITNASMELGGDGPFIVLDDADLDLAAEQAIVCKFRNAGQACVAANRIIVDSSVAEEFTAKFVALTEKLKVGDGFDPATEVGPIISARQRDTVKELVDGFSKIGATLLTGGKEVPGDGFFFEPTVFSVTEADDDLCHQELFAPIATIYTVDSAAEAVKVANDTTYGLAAYVFTRNVDRAIAVSERLDFGMVGINRGIMADPAAAFGGIKASGLGREGGHEAIYEFLEPKYLAITVNETEAGL from the coding sequence ATGACGACACCGACCGCGCCGGTCACCGCACAGGTCCGCGGACGGGAGATACCCGTCGATTTGTACATCGACGGTGCGTGGACCCACGCAGCCGAGACGTTCTCGGTCGTCAACCCCGCCAACGGCCGGACGATCGCCGAGGTCGCCGACGGCACGGTGGAGCAGTCACGCGCCGCGCTCGACGCGGCCGTCGCCGCCCAGGACGCCTGGCGGCATGTGCTTCCGCGCGAGCGTGCCGATCTGTTCCACCGCGCGCACCGGCTGCTCCTGGAGCGTGCCGACGACATCGTCGAGACCATGACGCTGGAGAGCGGCAAGCCGCTGGGCGAGGCCCGGGGCGAGTTCCAGCTCTCGGTCGACTTCTTCCTCTGGTACGCCGAGCAGATCGCCCACCTCCACGGCACCTACGCGCACGGCTCCCGAGGCGCCTACCGCGTCGTCACCACCCACCAGCCCGTCGGCCCCTGCCTGCTCATCACTCCGTGGAACTTCCCGCTGCTGATGATTGCCCGCAAGGCCGGCGCGGCGCTCGCCGCCGGATGCACCGTCGTGGTGAAGTCCGCGAAGGAGACCCCGCTGACCTGCGCGCTGTTCGTACAGGCGCTGCACGACGCCGGTTTCCCGGCGGGTGTGGTCAACCTCGTCCACACCACGACCTCGTCCAAGGTGTCGGCGGCGCTCATGGCGGACAGCCGGCTGCGCAAGGTGAGCTTCACCGGCTCCACCGGTGTGGGCAGCACCCTGCTGAGCCAGGCCGCCGCGAACATCACCAACGCCTCGATGGAACTCGGCGGCGACGGCCCGTTCATCGTGCTCGACGACGCCGACCTGGACCTGGCGGCCGAGCAGGCGATCGTGTGCAAGTTCCGCAACGCCGGCCAGGCGTGTGTCGCGGCCAACCGGATCATCGTCGACAGCAGTGTCGCTGAGGAGTTCACGGCCAAGTTCGTCGCGCTGACCGAGAAGCTGAAGGTCGGCGACGGCTTCGATCCGGCCACCGAGGTCGGCCCGATCATCTCGGCCCGCCAGCGCGACACCGTCAAGGAACTCGTAGACGGCTTCTCCAAGATCGGCGCGACCCTGCTGACCGGCGGCAAGGAGGTGCCGGGCGACGGATTCTTCTTCGAGCCGACCGTCTTCTCCGTGACCGAGGCCGATGACGACCTGTGCCACCAGGAGCTGTTCGCCCCCATCGCGACGATCTACACCGTCGACTCGGCCGCCGAGGCGGTCAAGGTCGCCAACGACACCACGTACGGGCTCGCCGCGTACGTGTTCACCCGCAACGTGGACCGCGCCATCGCCGTGAGTGAGCGCCTCGACTTCGGCATGGTCGGCATCAACCGCGGCATCATGGCCGACCCCGCTGCCGCGTTCGGCGGCATCAAGGCTTCCGGCCTCGGCCGCGAAGGCGGACACGAGGCGATCTACGAGTTCCTCGAACCCAAGTACCTCGCCATCACCGTGAACGAGACGGAGGCAGGCCTGTGA
- a CDS encoding iron-containing alcohol dehydrogenase codes for MTACVGSLGVLRQPKTVIFGPGERRHLPHLLGEIGRHVLVVTDARMAQVSEFKDMVTAIEGQGITVSVFSEAEPDLPRENVLTVVDRYGDADVDALLAVGGGSCLDLAKVSAAVLAHGGDVRDYYGEFLVPGPGLPVITVPTTAGTGAEVTCISVVFDQDKGMKIGVASPHLEAYAAVIDPELTVSCPPALTAATAADALTHLVETFTDRVKDVTPDFLANHLYIGKNPLTDIFCRSGLTLLNSSLAGVVADPTDIEARSATMLAAYNAGMAINTAGTAAAHAIQSPIGALTHTSHGFGVGALLPYVMRFNLPTRIAEFAEIGTLLGAADPESTVLDQAKAGISRIEALLETVGCPTDLKTLGLDPKDFSYVADQAMLATRLTANNPRDLTHESVIEILQRGYDNDRTWWSV; via the coding sequence GTGACCGCGTGCGTCGGCTCCCTCGGCGTCCTCCGCCAGCCCAAGACCGTCATTTTCGGCCCCGGCGAACGGCGCCACCTGCCCCATCTCCTGGGCGAGATCGGACGCCACGTCCTCGTCGTCACCGACGCCCGCATGGCACAGGTGAGCGAGTTCAAGGACATGGTGACCGCCATCGAAGGACAAGGGATCACGGTCTCAGTGTTCTCCGAGGCCGAACCGGACCTGCCCCGCGAGAACGTACTCACCGTCGTCGACCGGTACGGCGACGCCGACGTGGACGCCCTGCTCGCCGTCGGCGGCGGATCCTGCCTCGACCTGGCGAAGGTGTCTGCCGCCGTCCTCGCCCACGGCGGCGACGTCCGCGACTACTACGGCGAGTTCCTCGTCCCCGGCCCCGGGCTACCGGTCATCACCGTACCCACCACTGCCGGCACCGGCGCCGAAGTCACCTGCATCTCGGTCGTCTTCGACCAGGACAAGGGCATGAAGATCGGCGTGGCCAGCCCCCACCTGGAGGCGTACGCCGCCGTCATCGACCCCGAACTCACGGTCTCCTGCCCGCCGGCACTCACCGCGGCCACGGCAGCGGACGCGCTGACCCACCTGGTCGAGACATTCACCGACCGCGTCAAAGATGTGACCCCCGACTTCCTGGCCAACCACCTCTACATCGGCAAGAACCCGCTGACCGACATCTTCTGCCGCAGCGGCCTGACCCTGCTCAACTCGTCCCTGGCGGGCGTGGTCGCCGACCCGACCGACATCGAGGCACGCTCCGCGACCATGCTGGCCGCGTACAACGCGGGCATGGCCATCAACACCGCCGGCACCGCTGCGGCGCACGCGATCCAGTCCCCGATCGGTGCACTGACCCACACCTCGCACGGATTCGGCGTCGGAGCGCTTCTGCCGTACGTGATGCGCTTCAACCTGCCGACCCGGATCGCGGAATTCGCCGAGATCGGTACGCTGCTCGGCGCTGCGGACCCCGAGTCGACGGTGTTGGATCAGGCGAAGGCCGGCATCTCCCGCATCGAGGCGCTGCTGGAGACCGTCGGCTGTCCGACCGACCTGAAGACGCTCGGCCTGGACCCAAAAGACTTCTCCTACGTGGCCGACCAGGCGATGCTCGCGACCCGCCTGACGGCCAACAACCCGCGCGACCTCACCCACGAGTCCGTGATCGAGATCCTCCAGCGTGGCTACGACAACGACCGCACCTGGTGGTCGGTGTGA